A single window of Sulfitobacter sp. JL08 DNA harbors:
- a CDS encoding HNH endonuclease, with the protein MICLRTTGILRRWQVACLVDIVCGYRLKDFSEVGAEDKNRLIAECEEKIADYIERRGSNIWQHRSNAKGYVPGSIRYEVLKRAKYRCELCGASAEEVALHVDHIIPRNKGGQDDLSNFQALCITCNINKRDLDDADFRGVAEAYGYREAECVFCEVSADRIIAENELCDAIRDGLLAHSPYHQSKQLFV; encoded by the coding sequence ATGATCTGTCTGAGAACAACAGGCATTCTGAGACGCTGGCAAGTGGCATGTCTGGTCGATATTGTTTGTGGCTATCGATTGAAGGACTTTAGCGAGGTTGGAGCAGAAGACAAAAACCGCTTGATCGCGGAATGTGAAGAGAAGATCGCCGACTATATTGAACGCCGGGGCAGCAACATCTGGCAGCATCGGTCTAACGCTAAGGGGTATGTCCCTGGGTCGATCCGCTACGAGGTTCTGAAACGTGCCAAATACCGTTGCGAACTATGTGGCGCATCTGCGGAAGAGGTAGCCCTGCATGTCGATCACATCATTCCGCGCAACAAGGGTGGTCAAGACGACCTCAGCAACTTTCAAGCGCTCTGCATCACGTGCAACATCAACAAGCGTGACCTTGACGATGCAGACTTTCGCGGAGTCGCGGAAGCTTATGGGTATCGCGAGGCAGAATGCGTCTTCTGTGAGGTTTCTGCGGATCGGATAATCGCCGAGAACGAGCTATGCGACGCGATCAGGGACGGGTTGCTTGCTCACTCTCCGTACCACCAGTCGAAGCAACTCTTTGTGTGA
- a CDS encoding endonuclease/exonuclease/phosphatase family protein, producing MRLATFNVQNLRLRQRQGNLVLDGAMDQDFDDQPRLVEQDIADRHMTAKVIAEAKADIVALQEVFDAETLEFFYTHFLLPAGSPAYPTRICLPGNDGRGLDVAVLSKMEPLRVKSHADLTGADLGLIDLPEELRDHPLFRRDCLELDFNTFTLFVCHFKAPYPDEGKAQIVREAEARAVRTIVENRFPKPETERWMIVGDFNESSMGNENKTTALTPLKQGFSEDILDRLPLGTDWTFEVPDTYIHSRPDRIFLSTRLAREYPQTVPQIVRTGMTRYFYELGSMAVHDELKNHSHASDHALVYADFPLL from the coding sequence ATGCGACTGGCTACGTTCAACGTACAAAATCTAAGACTGCGCCAGAGGCAGGGGAACCTCGTTCTTGATGGCGCGATGGATCAGGATTTTGACGACCAGCCTCGATTGGTCGAACAGGATATTGCTGACCGGCACATGACTGCAAAGGTCATTGCGGAAGCAAAGGCCGATATTGTTGCTTTGCAGGAAGTATTCGATGCAGAGACCCTTGAGTTCTTTTACACGCACTTTCTGCTTCCGGCCGGGTCGCCTGCCTACCCCACCCGTATTTGTCTACCAGGAAATGACGGGCGCGGTCTCGACGTGGCGGTGCTCTCGAAAATGGAACCGCTAAGAGTCAAAAGCCACGCGGACCTCACTGGAGCGGACCTAGGGCTAATAGATTTACCTGAAGAGCTTCGGGATCATCCGCTTTTTCGCCGCGATTGCCTCGAATTGGACTTTAATACCTTCACATTGTTTGTCTGCCATTTCAAAGCGCCCTATCCGGATGAAGGTAAGGCGCAGATTGTGCGTGAGGCCGAGGCGCGCGCTGTAAGAACTATCGTCGAGAACCGCTTTCCAAAGCCTGAAACCGAACGCTGGATGATTGTAGGAGACTTTAATGAGTCGTCGATGGGCAACGAAAATAAAACGACGGCGCTCACACCGTTAAAGCAGGGCTTTTCAGAGGATATTCTGGATCGTCTGCCACTCGGCACAGATTGGACCTTCGAAGTGCCGGACACGTATATTCACTCACGACCAGACCGCATTTTTCTGTCCACACGATTGGCAAGGGAGTATCCGCAAACTGTTCCCCAGATCGTACGAACAGGAATGACCCGATACTTCTATGAACTCGGCTCTATGGCTGTTCATGACGAATTGAAAAATCATAGCCACGCCAGCGACCATGCCCTCGTCTACGCGGACTTTCCGCTTCTCTAA
- a CDS encoding c-type cytochrome — protein sequence MQNGENLFLYFCAECHGRDAESIGPMAEMLAVEPPRLTTLSERNGGEFPTETVAMQIDGRMNIGSHGDMPVFGPYLETIQSVAIKLPSGQTMMVTQNLAHLIAYLKGVQNELK from the coding sequence ATGCAGAATGGGGAAAACCTTTTTCTGTACTTTTGTGCCGAGTGTCATGGAAGGGATGCAGAAAGCATTGGCCCAATGGCAGAAATGCTGGCCGTCGAACCGCCGCGACTTACGACACTTAGCGAACGTAACGGCGGAGAGTTTCCGACAGAAACTGTTGCCATGCAGATCGATGGTCGCATGAACATTGGCAGCCACGGCGATATGCCGGTTTTCGGTCCGTATCTGGAAACCATCCAGTCAGTAGCTATCAAACTACCAAGCGGGCAGACAATGATGGTGACGCAGAACCTTGCTCACCTGATTGCATATCTGAAGGGTGTTCAGAACGAATTAAAATAG
- a CDS encoding aldo/keto reductase: MKPELRTPAGTPISKFCFGTMQWGGKADAIDSRAMFDASREAGINFFDTAHGYTGGKSETLLGEFAATDRDNLFIATKCASTGDCSPEAITKDVEESLTRLNMDRVDMLYMHRWSDDVPLEATYEVLAKMVDAGRVGHIGVSNYAAWQVMKAARVAASLDLKIEMLQPMYSLVKRQAEVEILPMCASEGIAVVPYSPLGGGLLTGKYSVGDEGRLTHDQMYKARYGQSWMHAAASALSDVAKEMGISAITLAVAWVAHNPNITAPILSASKSSQLKPSLNAIEYQMDDATYARLTALTPTPPPATDRSEEI; encoded by the coding sequence ATGAAACCTGAACTTCGCACCCCCGCCGGCACCCCGATATCCAAATTTTGCTTTGGCACAATGCAGTGGGGCGGTAAGGCTGACGCCATTGATAGCCGCGCCATGTTTGATGCGTCACGGGAGGCGGGCATCAATTTCTTTGATACAGCCCATGGGTATACTGGCGGCAAGTCCGAAACCTTGCTTGGCGAATTTGCGGCCACAGATCGAGACAACCTGTTCATCGCCACGAAATGTGCGTCGACCGGCGACTGCAGTCCCGAAGCGATAACGAAGGATGTCGAAGAAAGCCTAACCCGTCTGAATATGGACCGCGTTGACATGCTGTATATGCATCGCTGGTCAGATGACGTTCCGCTCGAAGCGACATATGAGGTGTTGGCTAAAATGGTGGATGCAGGGCGCGTTGGTCACATCGGTGTTTCCAATTATGCGGCTTGGCAGGTGATGAAAGCGGCTCGGGTCGCGGCATCATTGGACCTTAAGATTGAGATGCTGCAACCCATGTACAGCTTGGTCAAACGTCAGGCCGAAGTTGAAATATTGCCTATGTGCGCATCAGAAGGCATCGCCGTTGTGCCATATTCTCCGCTTGGTGGCGGCCTTCTAACTGGCAAATACAGTGTCGGCGATGAGGGGCGACTGACGCATGACCAAATGTACAAGGCGCGCTATGGCCAAAGCTGGATGCATGCTGCTGCAAGCGCTCTTTCTGACGTTGCCAAAGAAATGGGCATTTCCGCCATTACTCTCGCCGTTGCCTGGGTCGCCCACAATCCCAATATCACGGCTCCAATTCTCAGCGCCAGCAAATCCAGCCAACTAAAACCTTCCCTCAACGCAATCGAATATCAGATGGATGATGCAACTTACGCGCGGCTTACCGCACTCACCCCAACACCACCCCCAGCAACAGATCGGTCCGAGGAGATCTGA
- a CDS encoding recombinase family protein has product MAVYGYARVSSLSQSTEVQEQLLKGAGCSVIRTEKVSGKTREGRDELANLMDFIAEGDQLVVCKLDRLGRSTRDVLNLVHELEQKGASLRVLEPEIDTSGPMGKMILTVLGMVGEMELNHLKERQKAGIEAAKAKGVYKGRPVRLDHKKIREMASEGMKVSAIAGQIGCSRGAIYKILGD; this is encoded by the coding sequence ATGGCTGTCTATGGTTACGCAAGAGTGTCGTCTTTGTCTCAAAGCACTGAGGTGCAAGAACAGTTGCTCAAAGGTGCTGGGTGTTCTGTAATTCGAACTGAAAAGGTGTCAGGGAAAACCAGAGAAGGACGGGACGAACTGGCGAACTTGATGGATTTCATTGCCGAAGGTGACCAGTTGGTTGTCTGCAAGCTTGATCGTCTAGGCAGAAGCACACGAGACGTGCTCAATCTCGTACATGAGTTAGAGCAGAAAGGTGCATCACTACGTGTCCTTGAACCTGAGATAGACACCAGTGGGCCAATGGGAAAAATGATACTCACGGTTCTTGGAATGGTTGGCGAGATGGAACTCAACCACCTCAAGGAACGGCAGAAAGCAGGGATTGAAGCAGCTAAAGCCAAGGGTGTCTACAAAGGTCGTCCTGTCCGTCTGGATCACAAGAAGATCAGGGAAATGGCATCAGAGGGAATGAAGGTGTCAGCCATTGCCGGGCAAATAGGGTGTTCAAGAGGGGCTATCTATAAAATTCTAGGGGATTGA
- a CDS encoding adenylate/guanylate cyclase domain-containing protein translates to MKRRLAVILMADMVDYSVAMDTNQGAAIELIRELRNKWLEPEVLRRNGEVLKRLGDGWIIVFPAITDAIEAAQTVQLTLSAHQLIKLRIALHLGEIVEDDADLYGNGINITARLQTEAPPGGVMISEDLHRQLDTSLAETFTQSGNFQLKNISREIIAFQWRPNIHRSDDGYDIPTIIVNDIAFNAGNSQTQDAAVDLRDQLVDGLSRRTGVRVTSLGRQEGKDPTYTLHGRLRLSKTTAKISLSLVLNQTGKVLWSDNYQTPTDDLFDLVDSAASRANSSLRSIINARDGERIAKLPENALSASELRARAAHEFYAFTEEGYKNSVRLLNRSLRLSPDNSMSLAMWAYAKTWLLRMRYREFDPVLVEEISTCADAAVALNSQSDFACKVRCEVQLHLFADTETAKQAAARVAKLNPNYGLLKICRAEIALAEGEWNEVRAETSSFFEFHSPDPDEPYVCYLRAAAEFFDGDYCAAISWIKQAIEQYPTSRIYHLFLSEIFFATGDEVAQQETILRANKLPDRPEVLAPILTLPDQHRWLMKAVAPSLKH, encoded by the coding sequence ATGAAGCGTCGTCTCGCCGTCATCTTGATGGCTGATATGGTAGACTATTCTGTTGCCATGGACACAAATCAAGGTGCGGCGATTGAACTGATACGCGAACTTCGTAACAAGTGGTTGGAACCAGAAGTGCTTCGACGAAATGGCGAAGTGCTTAAGCGTTTGGGAGACGGTTGGATAATCGTTTTTCCGGCGATTACTGACGCCATTGAAGCTGCTCAAACCGTGCAACTAACTCTTTCCGCCCACCAATTGATAAAATTAAGGATCGCGTTACATCTCGGAGAGATTGTGGAAGATGATGCTGACCTCTACGGAAACGGGATCAACATCACGGCACGATTGCAGACCGAAGCGCCACCTGGCGGCGTCATGATATCTGAAGACTTGCACCGGCAATTGGATACATCTCTTGCGGAAACGTTCACACAGTCAGGAAATTTCCAACTCAAGAATATTTCGCGAGAGATAATCGCATTTCAGTGGCGTCCCAACATTCATCGTTCCGATGATGGGTATGATATTCCGACAATTATAGTGAACGATATAGCGTTTAATGCAGGCAATTCGCAGACTCAGGACGCTGCCGTGGATTTGCGCGATCAACTTGTTGACGGCCTTTCCCGCAGAACCGGAGTACGAGTTACTTCGCTAGGGAGACAAGAAGGTAAAGATCCGACCTATACTTTGCACGGCCGCCTGCGACTGAGCAAGACAACAGCAAAGATAAGTCTTTCACTTGTTTTGAACCAAACTGGAAAAGTTCTGTGGTCGGATAACTACCAGACTCCGACGGACGACCTTTTTGATTTGGTAGATTCGGCTGCAAGCCGTGCGAACAGCTCACTGAGAAGTATTATCAATGCACGAGATGGGGAACGCATCGCGAAACTGCCGGAGAATGCCCTGAGCGCGTCCGAACTTAGAGCACGCGCAGCTCACGAGTTTTATGCATTTACAGAAGAGGGCTACAAAAATTCTGTCAGACTTCTCAATCGGTCACTAAGGCTTTCTCCGGATAATTCAATGAGCCTTGCTATGTGGGCTTATGCAAAGACGTGGCTTCTGCGGATGCGCTATCGGGAATTTGACCCAGTGCTTGTTGAGGAAATTTCTACTTGTGCCGATGCTGCTGTAGCATTGAACTCGCAAAGCGACTTCGCGTGTAAAGTTCGTTGCGAAGTCCAGCTGCATTTATTCGCCGACACGGAAACAGCAAAGCAGGCAGCGGCAAGGGTCGCCAAGCTTAATCCCAACTACGGTCTTCTCAAAATATGCAGAGCCGAAATCGCGCTTGCTGAAGGGGAATGGAACGAAGTTCGGGCTGAAACCTCCAGTTTCTTTGAGTTTCATTCACCTGATCCGGATGAACCATATGTATGCTATCTGCGCGCCGCTGCTGAATTCTTTGACGGGGATTACTGCGCGGCAATTTCTTGGATTAAGCAGGCCATCGAACAATACCCAACGTCAAGAATCTATCATCTGTTTCTTTCAGAAATCTTTTTCGCCACAGGTGACGAAGTCGCACAGCAAGAAACTATCTTGCGCGCTAACAAGTTGCCGGACCGCCCAGAAGTGTTGGCTCCAATTCTTACGTTGCCTGATCAGCACCGATGGCTGATGAAAGCCGTGGCACCATCCCTAAAACATTAG
- a CDS encoding ABC transporter permease: MAQTTLTTQNSDAGTVLHLQGRLVTAALASVERQFAEFSAASGPVTVDLSDLEALDTGGAWMIATLQARLARDGVAIEIAGCSEARRELIETVTRALPDTEGEEAPPRGFLPWLERLGHSTSQFGKAALSLLNFVGLVLHRLMGTVLRPWRLRATALVSQMQEVGLNAVPIIALMGFLIGVVLAFQGAVQLRQFGAEVFVVDLIAVSVLRELGILLTAIIVAGRSGSAFTASIGSMKVHEEIDAMRTLGLDPIEVLVLPRVIALILMLPILGLIANVFALFGGILMAWIELGISPGMFVTRFVENTDVWHLAVGLIKAPFFAFVISIVGCWQAMQVGGSAESVGQRTTASVVQSIFLVIVVDAGFSVFFPEIGI; the protein is encoded by the coding sequence ATGGCCCAAACAACTTTGACCACCCAGAACAGCGATGCAGGCACTGTGCTGCATTTGCAGGGTCGCCTTGTGACGGCGGCACTGGCCTCAGTCGAACGTCAATTCGCAGAGTTTTCTGCGGCCTCTGGGCCGGTCACGGTGGATTTGTCTGATCTTGAAGCGTTGGACACGGGCGGCGCATGGATGATCGCGACACTTCAGGCGCGTTTGGCCCGCGACGGCGTCGCGATTGAGATTGCAGGCTGTTCCGAAGCGCGCAGGGAATTGATCGAAACGGTGACCCGGGCCTTGCCTGATACAGAAGGCGAAGAAGCGCCCCCACGTGGGTTTTTGCCATGGTTGGAACGGCTTGGACACAGCACATCCCAGTTTGGCAAGGCTGCGCTTTCCCTTTTGAACTTCGTAGGTCTCGTGTTGCATCGCTTGATGGGTACTGTCCTGCGGCCCTGGCGGCTGCGGGCCACGGCGCTGGTCAGCCAGATGCAAGAGGTCGGTTTGAATGCGGTTCCGATCATTGCTCTGATGGGTTTTCTGATTGGCGTGGTGCTGGCGTTTCAGGGGGCAGTGCAGTTGCGCCAGTTCGGCGCCGAGGTTTTTGTTGTCGATCTGATCGCGGTTTCGGTGCTGCGAGAATTGGGCATATTGCTGACAGCGATAATCGTGGCGGGGCGGTCTGGGTCGGCATTCACGGCCTCGATTGGTTCAATGAAGGTCCACGAGGAAATCGATGCCATGCGCACGCTGGGCCTTGACCCGATCGAAGTGCTGGTTCTACCGCGCGTGATCGCGCTTATCTTGATGCTACCCATACTGGGGCTGATCGCTAATGTTTTTGCTCTGTTCGGTGGCATTCTTATGGCCTGGATCGAACTGGGAATCAGTCCGGGCATGTTCGTAACGCGTTTTGTCGAGAACACGGATGTCTGGCATCTGGCTGTGGGTCTGATCAAAGCGCCGTTTTTTGCCTTCGTGATCAGCATTGTTGGCTGTTGGCAGGCGATGCAGGTGGGTGGTTCCGCCGAAAGCGTGGGTCAACGCACCACTGCATCCGTCGTTCAGTCGATCTTTCTGGTGATCGTCGTGGATGCGGGTTTTTCCGTATTTTTTCCGGAGATCGGCATATGA
- a CDS encoding ABC transporter ATP-binding protein, with product MKDIATNQPIIEKPAAREAVITVSGLRTQFGPQIVHQDLDLDVWKGEVLGVVGGSGTGKSVLLRTIVGLNRPTAGDIRVLGVDVVNGPEKDRRAVERRWGVAFQDGALFSSLTVLQNVMAPMREHLNLSHGLMKSLGELKISLVGLPPLSCGKFPSELSGGMRKRAALARALALDPEIVFLDEPTAGLDPIGASAYDELIKDLQASLGLTVFMVTHDLDSLYAICDRVAVIAEKRVLVEGPVSEMSSVDHPWIREYFTGPRARAAQDKR from the coding sequence ATGAAGGACATTGCGACCAATCAGCCGATCATTGAAAAGCCCGCTGCGCGGGAAGCAGTTATCACCGTGAGCGGTTTACGGACCCAGTTCGGCCCGCAGATCGTGCATCAGGATCTCGACCTTGATGTCTGGAAGGGCGAGGTGCTGGGAGTCGTCGGCGGGTCCGGTACCGGAAAATCCGTATTGCTGCGCACGATAGTGGGACTTAACCGTCCAACGGCCGGAGACATCAGGGTGTTGGGGGTGGATGTCGTCAATGGTCCTGAAAAGGATCGCCGCGCGGTGGAACGACGTTGGGGTGTGGCGTTTCAGGACGGTGCCCTATTTTCATCGCTCACCGTGTTGCAAAACGTGATGGCGCCGATGCGCGAGCACCTCAACCTGTCTCACGGGCTGATGAAATCGCTTGGAGAGCTGAAGATAAGCCTCGTTGGATTGCCGCCCCTCAGTTGCGGCAAGTTTCCGTCCGAATTGTCCGGGGGTATGCGTAAACGTGCTGCGCTAGCCCGTGCATTGGCATTGGATCCTGAAATCGTCTTTCTGGATGAACCGACGGCCGGGCTCGATCCGATCGGAGCCTCAGCTTATGACGAGTTGATCAAGGATTTGCAGGCTTCGCTGGGATTGACCGTATTCATGGTGACGCATGACCTCGACAGTTTGTATGCGATCTGCGACCGTGTAGCGGTGATCGCTGAAAAACGCGTGCTGGTCGAGGGGCCGGTTAGCGAGATGAGTTCCGTCGATCATCCCTGGATCAGGGAATATTTTACCGGTCCGCGCGCCCGCGCGGCGCAAGACAAACGCTGA
- a CDS encoding MlaD family protein, translated as METKASFVLIGAFTLAGILASFGFLLWLAKVEVDRQYAYYDVLFDSVSGLSDAGDVRYNGLPVGQVVALNLDPDDPSRVRVRLEVGADTPVKTDTIATLQSQGVTGVSFVSLSGGSPEAERAEQGSVIRSESSALQSVLEGAPVLLQKAVLLLEDINSVVNEKNRTATSQILENLASATGRMDRALENFETLSGDLGLASREIAGFVGRLDELAETTETALLAATDTLQTAKSSLENADTMIASAKTTLGTMDETFISVRTLVDGDLGDLVRQGTATAEQVGEVLTRVEPVLTTTLDTATTALGSAEQTFAAANKVISEDLDGILTDTRKAVTVFTTTIEDATGDITLISQEVLKASRSASSFANTLEVILAQNRRQVSDFLRVGLPEFLRLMEEARLLVSIMERFVDRAQRDPARFILGTQGSEFKR; from the coding sequence ATGGAAACCAAAGCCAGTTTTGTTCTGATCGGTGCTTTTACGCTTGCGGGCATCCTTGCGAGCTTCGGCTTTCTTCTGTGGCTGGCCAAGGTCGAAGTTGACCGGCAATACGCCTATTATGATGTGCTTTTCGACAGTGTTTCCGGGCTCAGCGATGCGGGCGATGTGCGTTACAACGGGTTGCCTGTCGGTCAGGTGGTTGCTCTAAACCTTGATCCCGATGATCCGTCAAGGGTGCGCGTGCGGCTGGAAGTGGGCGCAGATACGCCCGTAAAAACCGATACTATCGCCACCTTGCAATCGCAGGGCGTGACTGGCGTTAGCTTTGTGTCCTTGTCGGGTGGATCACCTGAGGCGGAGCGGGCAGAACAGGGCAGTGTGATCCGTTCGGAATCCAGCGCCTTGCAGTCCGTTCTGGAGGGCGCGCCGGTGCTTTTGCAAAAAGCGGTGCTGCTGCTTGAAGACATTAACAGTGTCGTAAACGAGAAAAACCGAACCGCGACCAGCCAGATCCTTGAAAACCTTGCCTCTGCCACTGGACGGATGGATCGCGCGCTGGAGAATTTCGAAACCTTGTCGGGCGACTTGGGCCTGGCGTCACGTGAAATTGCCGGTTTTGTCGGGCGACTGGACGAACTGGCGGAAACAACTGAAACCGCTTTGTTGGCGGCGACGGATACGCTGCAGACCGCCAAAAGTTCGCTCGAGAATGCCGACACAATGATAGCGTCGGCGAAAACGACACTGGGCACAATGGATGAGACATTCATCTCTGTCAGAACACTGGTTGATGGCGACCTTGGCGATCTCGTCCGTCAGGGTACTGCAACAGCGGAACAGGTCGGGGAGGTGCTGACGAGGGTGGAGCCGGTACTCACCACGACTTTGGATACGGCCACGACCGCGCTCGGCAGCGCGGAGCAGACGTTTGCTGCGGCCAACAAGGTTATTAGTGAAGACCTGGATGGCATCCTCACGGACACGCGCAAAGCAGTGACAGTCTTCACGACCACCATAGAAGACGCGACGGGTGACATTACCCTCATTTCACAAGAGGTGCTGAAAGCGTCGCGGTCCGCCTCCAGTTTTGCCAACACGCTTGAAGTCATCCTTGCGCAGAACCGCCGCCAAGTTTCTGATTTTTTGCGGGTCGGCCTGCCGGAGTTTCTGCGTCTGATGGAAGAGGCGCGGCTTTTGGTGAGCATCATGGAACGGTTTGTCGACCGTGCCCAACGTGATCCCGCACGCTTTATTCTAGGGACCCAAGGATCGGAGTTCAAACGTTGA
- a CDS encoding ABC-type transport auxiliary lipoprotein family protein: protein MTLSAFRALAFCSVACVLTGCAGLATLTTATTPTDLYLLTPKSTFDASLPRLRQQIVVGEPTATAAVSTDRIAVMPTSLQVEYLPGARWVDLAPVIIQALLIESYENTGKVDAVGRSAIGLRADYLIVTDVREFQARVPPNAPPESLLEVQVRLNIKVIDADLDQIIASRSFEKIVPAKSDAAADITEAFDDALGSTMRDSIEWSIRKMHSDSVSKAAPATD, encoded by the coding sequence TTGACCCTATCTGCTTTTCGCGCTTTGGCCTTTTGCAGCGTGGCCTGTGTGCTGACGGGTTGCGCCGGTTTGGCCACCCTGACGACAGCAACAACGCCCACCGACCTGTATCTTTTGACACCCAAAAGCACATTCGATGCCTCCCTGCCACGGCTCAGGCAGCAGATCGTCGTGGGCGAACCGACAGCGACTGCCGCTGTCAGCACCGACCGGATTGCGGTGATGCCCACATCGTTACAGGTCGAATACCTGCCGGGCGCGCGCTGGGTGGATCTGGCGCCGGTGATCATTCAGGCGCTTCTGATCGAGAGCTATGAAAATACCGGCAAAGTCGATGCCGTTGGCAGGTCGGCCATTGGTTTGCGCGCAGACTATCTGATTGTCACGGATGTACGCGAGTTTCAGGCTCGGGTGCCGCCGAATGCGCCACCTGAAAGCCTTTTGGAAGTGCAGGTGCGTTTGAATATCAAGGTGATTGACGCCGATCTCGATCAGATCATCGCTTCGCGTTCCTTTGAAAAAATTGTTCCCGCTAAAAGCGATGCGGCCGCAGACATCACCGAGGCCTTTGATGATGCTCTGGGCAGCACAATGCGCGATAGCATAGAATGGAGCATCAGAAAGATGCATTCCGATTCCGTATCAAAGGCAGCACCCGCCACCGACTGA
- a CDS encoding recombinase family protein — protein sequence MIPSQKLQLHMMGAFAEFELALIRKRQADGIAKARQKGVYKGGKRRIDRERVTALRDEGLGPSAISERMGVSRMSVHRRLNARASD from the coding sequence ATGATCCCTTCGCAAAAGCTTCAATTACACATGATGGGTGCGTTCGCCGAATTTGAACTTGCCCTTATTCGCAAACGACAGGCTGACGGCATTGCAAAAGCTCGACAGAAGGGAGTCTACAAGGGCGGGAAGCGTCGAATTGATCGGGAGCGGGTGACTGCCCTGCGCGATGAAGGCCTTGGGCCAAGTGCGATTTCGGAGCGAATGGGCGTTAGTCGAATGTCCGTCCACCGAAGACTAAACGCACGAGCAAGTGACTAG